The sequence TCTAGAAGATGGCACCAAGTTCACTTATCAAATTGTTGGCGATGATGAGGCTGATATCGCAAGTAACTTGATCTCGATTAGCTCTCCCATCGCGCGTGCTCTGATTAGTAAAGAAGAGGGCGATGTTGTTAAGGTTCAAGCTCCTGGTGGTAATCGGGAAGTGGAGATCTTAGCGGTTCGTTATATCTAAGCGTATCGTCGACTAGGAACTCAGTGTTGCAGTCTAGAGCGCCTACTTTCTTCACTGTTATCGCTGGCCTCTGGGTCGGTAGCATGTTAGCTACTGGCTATCTCGTAGCGCCAGCATTGTTCTCCATTCTCACTGACCGTCAGGTTGCAGGCATGATTGCTGGAGATATTTTCAGAATCGAAGCTTACTTGAGCTTTGTAGTGTGCTTAGTGCTCTTGGTGATGGCCAATCATTTTGTCAATCACGGGCAATTGCAATACAAGTTGATTCGCTGGCTTTTATTGGCGATGTTAATTTGTGCTCTGATTGGCAGTGTGGTCTTGTTGCCTTGGATGAGTGCTTTGAGAGATCAGGCTCTATTAAACGGAATGCCTGTCATGCAGTCGCCTTCAGCCACGCTGTTTGGCCGCCTTCATGGCGTTTCTAGCATCGTGTATTTGATTCAAAGCCTCTTGGGCGTCAAGCTCGTTTGGGAATCAGCTAAAAGTTCTCATTAAGAGCTTAAGCTCAGAACTCAACCCAAAAGCTTCTTCTTAGTACTACTCATCCTGACTTTGCGTTTCTTGATTGGGGCAGGTGCTGCAGTAGCTTTACGATAACCCGGTGAGGACCAACCAATTTTGGATTCCGCTGCTTCAGAGCGTAAGACCCTTTTCTTGGGTGTTTTGCTGGCTGTCTTTACGGCAGCTGCACGTGTAAAGGGAGATTTGCTGGCGCTTGAGCGACGGTCTGATCTTTCCGAAGTACTTGTGCGTTTACCCGCAGTCGATTTACGAGGCGCCTGTAAAGTCTTT comes from Polynucleobacter paneuropaeus and encodes:
- a CDS encoding DUF4149 domain-containing protein, giving the protein MLQSRAPTFFTVIAGLWVGSMLATGYLVAPALFSILTDRQVAGMIAGDIFRIEAYLSFVVCLVLLVMANHFVNHGQLQYKLIRWLLLAMLICALIGSVVLLPWMSALRDQALLNGMPVMQSPSATLFGRLHGVSSIVYLIQSLLGVKLVWESAKSSH